GTTTCCGTGATGGTTGCAAAGGCGATGATAGAGCCGAGCTGCAGGCCTGTGATGGTAATGACCGGGACCATCGTGTTTTTGAGCGCATGGCGAAAATGCACGATCCTGTCGGGCAAGCCACGGGCTCTTGCGAACTTGATGTAGTCCGTTCGAATGACCTCTAGCATCTCTGCGCGGATCAACCGCATGATGAGTGTCATCTGGTAAAGGCCTAGGGTGATCGACGGCAGTACCAGCGCTTTCAGGCCAGAGACTGTGAGGAAGCCGGTGGTCCACCAGGAACCGACCTCGACAACCTCGCCGCGGCCAAAGCTGGGCAGCCACTGTAAGGTCACGGAAAACAGGAAAATCAGAAGAATGCCGATGAAAAAGGTCGGCAGGGAAATGCCGACCAGCGAGACCGACAGGAACAGTTTGGACAGAGCTGCTTCTCGGTTCAGTCCAGCATAAATGCCCATGGGAATGCCAACGACCAAGGCGAACAAGGCGGACATGAAACTGAGCTCAAGCGTCGCCGGAATTCGTTTGGCGAACAGGTCCGAAACTGGTTGTCTGAATTGATAGGAAGTTCCGAAGTCGAACTGCGCGGCGTTGGTTACGAACCGGAAAAACTGGACGGGGATCGGGTCATTGAGCCCAA
This sequence is a window from Labrenzia sp. CE80. Protein-coding genes within it:
- a CDS encoding ABC transporter permease, which translates into the protein MFGFAIRRLLQAMIVMLVVALLAFTLFRFVGDPVNQMVGIETSIEEREALRERLGLNDPIPVQFFRFVTNAAQFDFGTSYQFRQPVSDLFAKRIPATLELSFMSALFALVVGIPMGIYAGLNREAALSKLFLSVSLVGISLPTFFIGILLIFLFSVTLQWLPSFGRGEVVEVGSWWTTGFLTVSGLKALVLPSITLGLYQMTLIMRLIRAEMLEVIRTDYIKFARARGLPDRIVHFRHALKNTMVPVITITGLQLGSIIAFATITETVFQWPGMGLMFLQAVQNVDIPIMAAYLLLTAFLFVAINFIVDILYFVIDPRLRIGRA